The genomic interval TGGGGCATCTTGTAGGAGCAGTACTGCACGAACACCGACATCATGTGTTTTCCCGGCGGCGCCATGGTGGGGTCGATCATGCTCGGCATCTCGATCTCCATGACCGGCCGCTTCGAAAAGTCCCCGTACTTCGCGTCGTCGTAGGCCTGCTCGAGAAAGTCCATGCTCGGAGCGATCGGCATGGAGCCCTTGAGGAGCGAGTCGTCCGGCATGTCCCTGAACCGCGGCAGCCCGTCGAGGGCCAGGTTGACCTTGCCTGAGGAGCCCCGGAACTTGAACTTGTCGATGCGGTCGATCAGGTCCGCGGGAAGCTCCTTCTCCTCGATGAACTTGCGGAACGTGACCCTGGGATCGGCACCCGAGACGATGGTGTCGGCGTAGATCTCGTCGCCGTTCTCGAGCGCCACGCCGACCGCCTTGCCGTTTTTCACGATGACCTGTTCGACCGGTGCGTCGGTCCGAATCTCGGCTCCGTGCTCTCGGGCGGAGCTCGCGATCGCGGCCGCCACCCCGCCGGTCCCGCCCAACTGCGCGCCCCACGCCGAATAGGCACCGTCGAGGTCACCCATATAGTGATGGAGGAGCACGTAGGCGGTCCCCGGCGATTTCGGTCCGAGGAAGGTGCCGATCACCGCGCTGAGGGCGTGATTCGCGCGGATGATGTCCGTCTCGAAGTACTCCGCGAGGAAATCCTCGGCGCTCATGGTCATGACCTTGTACAAGGTGTGAAAGGTGTCCTTGCCGAGTCCCTTGAGGTGCGCCCCGAAGCTCTTGAGGGTCTTGAGGTCGCGAAGGCTCGGTGCGGCGAGATCGGGCGGCGTGTAGCCCAGGATCGGCTTCACCGCGTTCGCCAGCTTGAACATCACCTCTTCGAACTTCGCCGCCATGTCCGCATCGCGCCGCGAGAACTTTCGGAGCTCGTTGCGCGTCTTGGCCTCGTCCGGCCACGAAATGAGTGGCGGCCCATCTTCGTTCGACATGAAGATCGAGTTGACCGGATGGATCTGCAGCCCGTGCTTGGCGAGCTCGAGCTCGCGTGTGACCTCGGGACGGAGCAGGCTGACGACGTACGAGCACACCGAGTACTTGAAGCC from bacterium carries:
- a CDS encoding NAD(P)/FAD-dependent oxidoreductase, whose product is MSDADAIVIGAGHNGLTCAAYLARAGRKVLVLEKRYVIGGATVTEEIHEGFKYSVCSYVVSLLRPEVTRELELAKHGLQIHPVNSIFMSNEDGPPLISWPDEAKTRNELRKFSRRDADMAAKFEEVMFKLANAVKPILGYTPPDLAAPSLRDLKTLKSFGAHLKGLGKDTFHTLYKVMTMSAEDFLAEYFETDIIRANHALSAVIGTFLGPKSPGTAYVLLHHYMGDLDGAYSAWGAQLGGTGGVAAAIASSAREHGAEIRTDAPVEQVIVKNGKAVGVALENGDEIYADTIVSGADPRVTFRKFIEEKELPADLIDRIDKFKFRGSSGKVNLALDGLPRFRDMPDDSLLKGSMPIAPSMDFLEQAYDDAKYGDFSKRPVMEIEMPSMIDPTMAPPGKHMMSVFVQYCSYKMPQHGNADEQRDAFGNAVLDTIEEFCPNIKDIILHQQVLTPWDMESQFSLTEGNIFHGELTLDQLFFQRPAAGYADYRTPIRNYWQCGSGTHPGGGIMAMPGRLAAKEILGGKIEPARTT